In Methylomonas sp. ZR1, one DNA window encodes the following:
- the fabV gene encoding enoyl-ACP reductase FabV — protein MIIKPRVRGFMCVTTHPVGCEANVKQQIDYVKSFGAIPNGPKNVLILGASTGYGLASRIVSAFGSGAKTLGVFFEREGTADKPGTPGWYNSAAFHKFAEAEGLYAKSINGDAFSDEIKQKTIDAIKQDLGKVDLVIYSLAAPRRTNPKTGITHNSTLKPIGKDLVQNGIDTDKEIIKSFTLPAATQEEIDNTVAVMGGEDWQMWIDELADADVLAEGAKTTAYTYLGEKITWDIYWDGTIGAAKKDLDKRVIDIRSKLATLAGDARVSVLKAVVTQASAAIPVMPLYLALLFKTMKAEGTHEGCIEQVNGLFRDSLYGATPILDDTGRLRADLKELQPQVQDKVNALWEQINNDNINELSDFAGYKHEFLKLFGFEVDGVDYDADVNPEAPITNLL, from the coding sequence ATGATTATCAAACCTCGCGTACGCGGATTTATGTGCGTTACCACCCACCCAGTCGGCTGCGAAGCCAATGTCAAACAGCAAATCGACTACGTCAAAAGTTTCGGCGCTATTCCCAACGGCCCCAAAAATGTGCTGATTCTGGGCGCTTCCACCGGTTACGGCTTGGCCTCGCGGATTGTCTCGGCGTTTGGTTCAGGCGCGAAAACCCTGGGGGTGTTTTTTGAGCGCGAAGGGACTGCCGATAAGCCAGGCACCCCAGGTTGGTACAATTCCGCAGCGTTTCATAAATTTGCCGAAGCCGAAGGCCTGTACGCCAAAAGTATCAACGGGGATGCGTTTTCCGACGAGATCAAACAAAAAACCATAGACGCCATCAAGCAGGATTTGGGCAAAGTCGATCTGGTTATTTACAGCTTGGCAGCCCCGCGCCGGACCAATCCCAAAACCGGCATCACCCACAACTCCACGCTAAAACCAATCGGCAAAGATTTGGTACAAAACGGTATTGATACCGACAAAGAAATCATCAAATCCTTTACCTTGCCGGCCGCGACCCAAGAAGAAATCGACAACACCGTCGCCGTGATGGGTGGTGAAGACTGGCAAATGTGGATCGATGAATTAGCCGATGCCGACGTCTTAGCGGAAGGTGCTAAAACGACGGCTTATACCTATCTGGGCGAAAAAATTACTTGGGATATTTATTGGGACGGCACCATCGGCGCAGCCAAAAAAGATTTGGACAAACGTGTCATCGATATCCGCAGCAAATTAGCTACTTTGGCTGGCGACGCTAGGGTGTCGGTACTAAAAGCCGTGGTTACCCAAGCCAGTGCGGCGATTCCGGTCATGCCCTTATATCTGGCCTTACTATTCAAAACCATGAAGGCCGAGGGTACACACGAAGGCTGCATCGAGCAGGTCAATGGCTTGTTCCGCGATAGCCTGTATGGTGCCACCCCTATCCTCGATGATACCGGTCGCCTGCGCGCCGATTTAAAAGAGTTGCAGCCGCAAGTGCAAGACAAAGTCAACGCTTTGTGGGAACAAATCAACAACGACAACATCAACGAATTGAGCGATTTTGCCGGTTACAAACACGAGTTTCTCAAGTTGTTTGGTTTCGAGGTTGACGGCGTGGATTACGATGCCGACGTCAACCCCGAGGCACCAATCACCAATTTGCTATAA
- the clpX gene encoding ATP-dependent Clp protease ATP-binding subunit ClpX — protein MSRDKKGKDDEKLLYCSFCGKSQNEVRKLIAGPSVYVCDECVELCNDIIRDELLEDEMSVAGGALPKPKEIKQELDGYVIGQENAKKILAVAVYNHYKRLRSNSKKNEVELAKSNILLIGPTGSGKTLLAETLARLLDVPFTIADATTLTEAGYVGEDVENIILKILQKCDYDVEKAETGIVYIDEIDKISRKSDNPSITRDVSGEGVQQALLKLIEGTVASVPPQGGRKHPQQDFLQVNTANILFIVGGAFAGLDKVIKHRTEKGGIGFSAEVKTKDDKRNVGEIFADVRSEDLIKYGLIPEFVGRLPVIATLDELDEAALIQILTQPKNALIKQYKHLFEMEGAELEFRDDSLAAIARKSMERKTGARGLRTIVENVLLDTMYELPSNDKISKVVIDENVILGNSEPILVYEAEQKLVASDAS, from the coding sequence ATGAGTAGAGACAAGAAAGGTAAAGACGATGAAAAACTTCTTTACTGTTCTTTTTGCGGTAAAAGTCAAAATGAAGTCAGGAAACTGATTGCAGGTCCATCCGTTTATGTTTGCGACGAATGTGTGGAATTGTGCAACGACATCATCAGAGATGAGTTGCTGGAAGATGAAATGTCCGTGGCCGGTGGTGCGTTGCCTAAGCCGAAGGAAATCAAGCAAGAATTGGATGGTTATGTCATCGGTCAGGAAAATGCCAAAAAAATTCTGGCCGTGGCTGTTTACAATCATTACAAGCGCTTGCGCAGCAACAGCAAAAAGAACGAAGTCGAGTTGGCGAAAAGTAATATCTTGCTGATTGGGCCCACGGGTTCCGGTAAAACCTTGTTAGCCGAAACCTTGGCCAGATTGCTGGATGTGCCTTTCACCATAGCAGATGCCACCACGCTGACCGAGGCTGGTTATGTCGGTGAAGATGTTGAGAACATCATTTTAAAGATTCTGCAAAAGTGCGATTACGACGTGGAAAAAGCGGAGACCGGGATCGTCTATATCGACGAAATCGATAAAATCTCTCGCAAATCCGATAATCCGTCGATTACGCGCGACGTGTCTGGGGAAGGTGTGCAGCAGGCCTTGCTGAAGCTTATCGAAGGCACTGTGGCTTCTGTGCCGCCGCAAGGCGGTCGCAAGCACCCGCAGCAGGATTTTTTGCAGGTCAACACTGCCAATATCTTGTTTATCGTGGGTGGGGCTTTTGCCGGTTTGGATAAGGTCATCAAACATCGTACCGAGAAGGGCGGCATCGGTTTTTCGGCGGAAGTTAAAACCAAGGACGATAAACGCAATGTCGGCGAGATTTTTGCTGATGTGCGTTCCGAGGATTTGATTAAGTACGGATTGATTCCGGAGTTTGTTGGTCGTCTGCCGGTTATCGCTACGCTGGACGAGTTGGATGAAGCCGCGTTGATTCAAATTCTGACACAGCCTAAAAATGCTTTGATCAAGCAGTACAAGCATTTGTTTGAAATGGAAGGTGCGGAGCTGGAGTTTAGAGATGATTCGTTGGCGGCGATTGCCCGCAAATCAATGGAGCGAAAAACCGGTGCCCGAGGTTTGCGCACAATAGTTGAGAACGTGTTGTTGGATACGATGTACGAACTGCCTTCCAACGACAAAATATCGAAAGTTGTCATCGACGAAAACGTCATTTTGGGTAATTCGGAGCCAATTTTGGTTTACGAAGCAGAGCAAAAGCTGGTGGCTTCGGACGCTTCTTAG
- a CDS encoding peptide-binding protein codes for MQTPSTTRDWILYSLLSLTIVLIVLAMYQIDRQWLKLSEMQAALSEQAKDMRELRGAISSGALAASASTNSTANGEVAQAFQRAYAASRQPDYAQGDWSVDAFFTNLKTITPLVSSDAYASNVQSYVLESLITRNPDTLEWEGLVAKDWTISEDGLVITFRMREDVSFSDGKPLTADDVVFSFNFIMTDAIQAPRERAYLEKIKSVTANGKYEVVFTFKEPYFEALSLAGGIGIMPKHFYEPYLKEPQKFNESKGLLLGSGPYRLNDPKNWTPDKGNIELVRNERYWGDVQPSYHRILWKIIQNDSARLTTFRNGDIDSYSARPVEYQELKKDPQIQAKSQNFEYMPPVVGYSWIGWNQERGGKPTRFADKRVRQAMTYLTDVSRVIKDVFLDYAEPAVSPFSKTSKQHDAALQPYQADLEKAKALLKDAGYQDKNGDGVLEDKAGAPFEFKLTYFQANEDTKRMVLLLKDLYARAGVKLIPTPQEWPVMLENLDKKDFDAITLGWTSGIETDLYQMFHSSQAVSKGDNYVSYNNPALDKLIDDARRTVDEGKRMPLWQQAEHILYEDQPYTFLMRRKSLLFVDKRIHNLQMTKLGLNFGSLPLENYVPLAQQKYTQ; via the coding sequence ATGCAAACACCATCCACTACCCGAGACTGGATTCTCTATTCGCTGCTCAGTTTAACCATTGTGCTGATCGTATTGGCCATGTATCAAATCGACCGGCAATGGCTGAAATTGAGCGAAATGCAAGCTGCTCTGTCGGAGCAAGCCAAGGATATGCGTGAACTACGCGGGGCGATTAGCTCGGGCGCGCTTGCCGCAAGTGCATCAACAAATTCCACCGCGAACGGCGAAGTTGCCCAAGCGTTTCAACGTGCTTACGCCGCTAGCCGTCAACCGGATTACGCTCAAGGCGACTGGAGTGTGGATGCCTTTTTTACCAACCTAAAGACCATCACGCCGCTGGTGTCCAGCGATGCCTATGCCTCCAATGTGCAAAGCTATGTGCTGGAGAGCCTGATCACTCGAAACCCCGACACCCTGGAATGGGAGGGCCTGGTCGCCAAGGACTGGACGATTAGCGAGGACGGTTTGGTGATTACTTTCCGGATGCGCGAAGACGTCAGTTTTTCCGACGGCAAACCCTTAACCGCTGACGACGTAGTGTTCAGTTTCAATTTCATCATGACCGACGCCATCCAGGCGCCGCGCGAACGCGCCTACCTAGAAAAGATCAAAAGCGTCACAGCCAACGGCAAGTACGAAGTGGTATTTACCTTCAAAGAGCCGTACTTCGAAGCGCTGTCTTTGGCCGGTGGCATCGGTATCATGCCCAAGCATTTTTACGAGCCGTATCTAAAAGAACCACAAAAATTTAACGAGTCCAAAGGTTTGTTATTGGGTAGTGGTCCTTATCGATTAAACGATCCGAAAAACTGGACGCCGGACAAGGGCAATATCGAACTGGTCCGCAACGAGCGTTATTGGGGCGACGTGCAACCGTCTTACCATCGCATTCTCTGGAAAATCATCCAAAACGATAGCGCCCGCTTAACCACCTTTCGTAATGGCGATATCGACTCTTACTCGGCGCGTCCGGTCGAATATCAGGAATTGAAAAAAGACCCGCAAATCCAGGCCAAGAGCCAAAATTTCGAATACATGCCGCCGGTGGTGGGCTACAGCTGGATAGGCTGGAATCAAGAACGCGGCGGCAAGCCCACTCGCTTCGCTGACAAGCGTGTGCGTCAGGCTATGACTTATTTGACGGATGTAAGCAGGGTAATCAAGGACGTGTTTCTAGATTATGCCGAGCCTGCTGTCAGCCCGTTCAGTAAAACCAGCAAACAGCATGACGCGGCCTTGCAGCCCTATCAAGCCGATTTGGAGAAAGCCAAAGCCTTGCTAAAAGACGCCGGTTATCAGGATAAAAATGGCGACGGCGTATTGGAAGACAAGGCCGGCGCGCCTTTTGAATTTAAACTGACCTACTTTCAAGCCAACGAAGACACCAAACGCATGGTGCTTTTATTGAAAGATCTCTACGCCCGCGCCGGCGTCAAGCTAATTCCAACTCCGCAGGAATGGCCGGTGATGTTGGAAAATCTGGATAAAAAAGATTTCGACGCGATTACTCTGGGTTGGACCAGCGGTATCGAAACCGATTTGTACCAGATGTTCCATAGCTCACAAGCCGTCAGCAAGGGCGATAACTACGTCAGCTACAACAATCCGGCTTTGGATAAATTGATCGACGATGCCCGTCGCACCGTCGACGAAGGCAAACGCATGCCGCTCTGGCAGCAGGCCGAACATATTCTTTACGAAGACCAACCCTATACCTTCCTGATGCGCCGCAAGAGTCTGCTGTTCGTCGACAAGCGCATCCACAACCTGCAAATGACCAAGCTGGGTTTGAACTTCGGTTCCTTACCGCTGGAAAATTACGTGCCGCTGGCGCAGCAAAAATACACCCAATAG
- a CDS encoding ABC transporter permease has protein sequence MLTYLLRRLLLMIPTLLGITVLVFSVMAMSPGGISAQTLIGGMDMKPQEKQALLDYYNKRYGLDQPAPVQYLRWLNNVSPIGFVSDSQGQRGEFSFSKGMDLGTSFQYGRPVSDILAERIPITLLLNLVTLPFTYIIAIMVGMKAATQRGSAFDLGAGMSMLALWSIPTMLAGVLLLGFFANVQYFQWFPTAGISSREAQDMPFLPYWDEGGFVRGFLLDRIWHLILPVICLSYGGFAALTKLTRTSILENLHADYARTARAKGLAENDVLWKHVFRNSLLPLITVSAGLLPSLLAGSLIVENIFSINGMGQLAVEAVKGRDRELVLSITWISGFLTLIGYLIADFCYTLADPRVSYD, from the coding sequence ATGTTGACCTATCTGCTGCGGCGTTTGCTGCTGATGATCCCCACCTTGCTGGGCATCACCGTACTGGTGTTCAGTGTGATGGCCATGTCGCCGGGCGGCATCAGCGCACAGACCTTGATCGGCGGCATGGACATGAAACCGCAAGAGAAACAGGCTTTGCTGGACTATTACAATAAACGCTACGGCTTAGATCAACCGGCGCCGGTGCAATATCTGCGCTGGCTGAATAATGTCTCGCCGATCGGTTTTGTTAGCGACTCCCAAGGTCAGCGCGGCGAATTTTCCTTCAGCAAGGGTATGGATCTGGGTACCAGCTTTCAATACGGTCGGCCGGTGTCGGACATCCTGGCCGAGCGCATCCCGATTACTTTGCTACTCAATCTGGTCACCCTGCCGTTTACCTATATCATTGCCATCATGGTCGGCATGAAGGCCGCGACCCAACGTGGCAGCGCTTTCGACTTGGGCGCCGGCATGTCAATGTTGGCCTTGTGGTCGATTCCGACCATGTTGGCCGGCGTCTTACTATTGGGTTTTTTTGCCAATGTTCAGTACTTTCAATGGTTCCCGACCGCCGGCATCAGCAGCCGGGAAGCGCAAGACATGCCGTTCCTGCCGTATTGGGACGAGGGTGGCTTCGTGCGCGGTTTCTTGTTGGATAGAATCTGGCATCTGATCTTGCCGGTGATTTGCCTGTCCTACGGCGGCTTTGCCGCGCTTACCAAACTCACCCGCACCTCGATTCTGGAAAACCTGCACGCCGATTACGCCCGCACCGCCCGCGCCAAGGGCCTTGCTGAGAATGATGTGCTGTGGAAACACGTATTCCGCAATAGTTTATTGCCTTTGATAACCGTCTCTGCGGGTTTGCTGCCCAGTTTGTTGGCCGGCTCCTTGATCGTCGAAAACATATTCAGCATCAACGGCATGGGCCAATTGGCGGTGGAAGCCGTGAAAGGCCGCGACCGCGAACTGGTGTTGTCGATCACCTGGATCAGCGGCTTTCTGACGCTGATCGGCTATCTGATTGCCGACTTCTGTTACACCCTGGCCGATCCGCGGGTGAGTTATGACTAA
- a CDS encoding SurA N-terminal domain-containing protein: MLLEIREKVHGLFASIILILICVLFGLWGIQNYLGGGKEAPVVSVGDKEFFQRDVSQAYQQYAQNLAGMKFDEETIKKQALQKLVRDEVLLQYVQDQNLLVSDETARDFIQTLEYFQKDGKFDKTQYQTMLGSQGMSSAEFVNRIKKALVMEQFQRAVVDSSFVTPAEINNFFKIQNQTRDVEYLTVPLTAVSQQPGEEEITAYYQQHQDAYQTPEQVAIEYVELSLDKLAADISPTEEQLKAYYEEQKVQFTTKERRKISHILFAFSKDKAADDLALQKALKAKQDLKNKDFAALAAEVSDDKLTAKNGGDLGLFNVGVMEKAFEDAASSLKLGEVSEPVKSAFGYHLIKVTELIPGDVKPYEAVKAEVSKAYQKAQAEAKFNTLAEKVAEVSYENPDSLAAVAQLLGGATSKTQAFTRTAGEGIAADEKVRAAAFSEDVLKGSNSEPLEIGGDKVVVLRMLSHQPAASRELKEVKAEVITAIQQDKAKQQAIATADKVKQELTGGKTLAQIAEALHLQTKKINGLTRTASELPAAVTQEIFRTAKPKAGQPSVAVIDEAKGGKLVVSVNNVHEGVMSDSDKSKQALIAKNISAAFGKAQMEAVLNALQTKAEIVINTQKQ, encoded by the coding sequence ATGCTTTTAGAGATTAGAGAAAAGGTGCACGGTCTGTTTGCATCAATCATATTGATTTTGATTTGTGTGCTTTTCGGATTGTGGGGCATCCAAAACTACCTTGGCGGCGGTAAAGAGGCCCCGGTAGTGTCTGTGGGAGACAAGGAGTTTTTTCAGCGGGATGTCAGTCAGGCCTATCAGCAATATGCGCAAAATCTGGCAGGCATGAAATTCGACGAAGAGACGATAAAAAAACAGGCTTTGCAAAAGCTGGTTCGCGACGAGGTGTTGTTGCAATACGTTCAGGATCAAAACCTGTTGGTTAGCGATGAGACGGCCAGGGACTTCATACAAACTCTCGAGTATTTCCAAAAAGACGGTAAGTTCGATAAGACGCAATACCAAACCATGCTCGGTTCGCAAGGCATGTCTTCAGCCGAGTTCGTCAATCGCATCAAAAAAGCTTTGGTGATGGAGCAATTCCAAAGAGCCGTGGTAGATAGCAGCTTTGTCACGCCGGCGGAAATCAACAACTTCTTTAAAATCCAGAACCAAACCCGCGATGTGGAATATTTGACCGTGCCGTTAACGGCTGTCAGTCAACAGCCCGGCGAAGAGGAAATTACCGCTTATTATCAGCAGCACCAGGATGCGTATCAGACTCCCGAGCAGGTGGCTATCGAATACGTGGAATTATCATTGGATAAATTGGCCGCAGATATTAGCCCTACTGAAGAGCAGTTAAAGGCTTACTACGAAGAACAAAAAGTCCAATTCACTACGAAAGAGCGCAGAAAAATCAGTCATATCCTGTTCGCATTCAGCAAGGATAAAGCCGCCGACGATTTAGCGCTGCAAAAAGCCCTGAAAGCCAAACAAGATTTGAAAAACAAGGATTTCGCTGCCTTAGCCGCCGAAGTGTCCGACGATAAATTAACCGCTAAAAATGGCGGCGACCTGGGTTTATTTAATGTCGGCGTGATGGAGAAAGCCTTTGAAGATGCCGCAAGCAGCTTAAAACTGGGCGAAGTCTCCGAGCCCGTTAAATCGGCTTTTGGTTATCATTTAATTAAAGTCACCGAATTGATACCGGGCGACGTAAAGCCTTACGAAGCGGTAAAAGCCGAAGTCAGCAAGGCTTATCAAAAAGCGCAGGCCGAAGCCAAATTTAATACCTTGGCCGAGAAAGTTGCCGAAGTCAGTTATGAAAATCCTGATAGTTTGGCGGCGGTTGCGCAACTATTGGGTGGAGCAACCAGCAAAACCCAAGCGTTTACTCGCACCGCGGGTGAAGGTATCGCTGCCGACGAAAAAGTTCGGGCGGCTGCGTTTTCCGAAGATGTGTTAAAAGGCAGCAACAGCGAGCCGCTGGAAATTGGCGGCGACAAAGTTGTGGTGTTGCGTATGTTATCGCATCAACCTGCCGCCAGCAGAGAGCTCAAGGAAGTTAAGGCTGAGGTCATTACTGCGATTCAGCAAGATAAAGCAAAACAGCAGGCCATCGCTACTGCCGATAAAGTTAAGCAGGAATTGACGGGCGGCAAAACGCTCGCGCAAATCGCCGAAGCGCTGCATTTGCAGACCAAAAAAATCAATGGCTTGACACGCACTGCCAGCGAATTGCCGGCGGCTGTTACTCAAGAGATTTTTAGAACAGCCAAACCAAAGGCCGGTCAGCCTAGCGTGGCAGTAATCGACGAAGCCAAGGGTGGTAAATTGGTGGTTAGCGTCAACAATGTACACGAGGGTGTCATGTCGGATAGTGACAAGAGCAAACAAGCCTTGATTGCCAAAAACATCTCGGCCGCCTTTGGTAAGGCGCAGATGGAAGCCGTATTGAATGCGTTGCAGACTAAAGCCGAGATCGTTATCAATACGCAAAAACAGTAA
- a CDS encoding HU family DNA-binding protein: MNKSELIDAIASASQLTKADAGRALDGFIKAVEDALKQGDSVALVGFGTFDVKERAERKGRNPQTGEEITIKAAKIPSFKAGKSLKDAVN, encoded by the coding sequence ATGAATAAATCGGAACTTATCGATGCAATCGCCAGTGCGTCCCAGTTAACTAAAGCTGATGCAGGGCGGGCTTTAGATGGTTTTATCAAAGCAGTAGAAGATGCTTTGAAACAAGGTGATTCCGTTGCCTTGGTTGGCTTCGGCACATTCGATGTTAAAGAAAGAGCAGAGCGTAAAGGCCGCAATCCGCAGACCGGTGAAGAGATCACCATTAAAGCCGCGAAAATTCCTTCATTTAAAGCTGGCAAATCTTTAAAAGATGCTGTAAACTAG
- the lon gene encoding endopeptidase La: protein MTELKTKDELIPVLPLRDVVVYPHMVIPLFVGRGMSIDALDAAIKQDKQVLLIAQKQADVDEPGFDDLYRVGTLANILQLLKLPDGTVKVLVEGSQRCSVTKYQEVDNYCAASVVELSDELNISEQEAEVLQRTAINSFDQYVKLNNKIPPEVLNSLAGIDDPSRLADTMAAHMALKVEEKQLMLEMVDVAKRLENLMTLMEGEVDILEMEKKIRGRVKKQMEKNQREYYLNEQMKAIQKELGEMDEASNEIEELERKIAAAGMSAEAKTKATAELNKLKMMSPMSAEATVVRNYIDWMVNVPWKKKTKVRHDLKVAEEVLEAEHYGLDKVKERILEYLAVQQRVKALKGPILCLVGPPGVGKTSLGQSIARATNRKYVRMALGGVRDEAEIRGHRRTYIGSMPGKILQNLSKVKTRNPMFLLDEIDKMAADFRGDPASALLEVLDPEQNHTFSDHYLEVDFDLSDVMFVATANTMNIPPALMDRMEIIRLAGYTEDEKINIAMRFLIPKQIKNNGLAESEISISEAAVKDIIRYYTREAGVRGLEREISKICRKVVKDLLLKSRKSRTSVTEKTLDKYLGVRRFSYGMAEDSDQIGQVTGLAWTEVGGELLTIETAVMPGKGKQLTTGKLGDVMKESIEAAVTVVRSRANILGIDSDVFQKNDIHIHVPEGATPKDGPSAGIGMCTAIISALTKIPVRADVAMTGEITLRGEVLPIGGLKEKLLAAHRGGIATVVIPAENEKDLAEIPENIKRNLAIKCVRWIDEVLELALQHMPTPIAAIPVAEITETAASKAEVKKPGVVAH from the coding sequence ATGACCGAGTTAAAAACCAAAGATGAATTAATTCCTGTCTTGCCGTTACGGGACGTGGTGGTCTATCCGCATATGGTGATTCCATTGTTTGTCGGTAGAGGTATGTCGATTGATGCCCTTGATGCCGCCATAAAACAAGACAAACAAGTGTTGCTGATTGCCCAGAAACAGGCCGATGTCGATGAACCGGGTTTTGATGACTTATACAGGGTCGGGACCTTGGCCAACATCCTACAACTGTTGAAATTGCCGGACGGTACGGTGAAAGTATTGGTTGAAGGCAGTCAGCGTTGCTCCGTAACAAAATACCAAGAAGTTGATAATTATTGTGCGGCTAGCGTGGTCGAGTTGAGCGACGAATTAAATATTTCCGAACAGGAAGCGGAGGTTTTGCAGCGGACCGCGATTAATTCGTTTGATCAGTATGTGAAATTGAATAATAAAATTCCGCCCGAAGTGCTTAATTCCCTGGCCGGCATTGACGACCCAAGCCGCCTGGCCGATACGATGGCGGCGCATATGGCTTTAAAAGTTGAAGAAAAACAGCTGATGCTGGAAATGGTCGATGTCGCCAAACGTCTGGAAAATTTGATGACCTTGATGGAAGGTGAGGTCGATATTTTGGAGATGGAAAAGAAAATTCGCGGCCGTGTTAAAAAACAGATGGAAAAAAATCAGCGCGAATACTATTTGAATGAGCAAATGAAGGCTATTCAAAAAGAGCTGGGCGAGATGGACGAAGCCAGCAATGAGATCGAAGAACTAGAGCGAAAAATTGCCGCGGCCGGCATGTCCGCCGAAGCGAAAACCAAGGCGACGGCCGAGTTGAATAAACTGAAAATGATGTCGCCGATGTCGGCGGAAGCCACGGTGGTGCGTAATTATATAGACTGGATGGTCAACGTGCCTTGGAAAAAGAAAACCAAGGTGCGGCACGATTTAAAAGTCGCGGAAGAGGTATTGGAAGCCGAACATTACGGGCTGGATAAGGTAAAAGAGCGGATACTCGAATACCTTGCTGTGCAACAACGTGTTAAAGCGTTGAAAGGGCCTATTCTGTGTTTGGTCGGTCCTCCGGGGGTTGGTAAAACCTCTCTGGGTCAGTCGATTGCACGGGCCACCAATCGCAAGTACGTGCGAATGGCGTTAGGCGGGGTAAGAGACGAAGCGGAAATTCGCGGACATAGGCGTACCTACATAGGCTCTATGCCCGGTAAAATTCTGCAAAATCTGTCGAAAGTCAAAACCCGGAATCCCATGTTCTTGCTGGACGAGATCGACAAGATGGCGGCAGATTTTCGCGGTGATCCCGCTTCCGCGTTGTTGGAAGTGTTGGATCCGGAGCAAAACCATACTTTCTCGGATCATTATCTGGAAGTCGATTTCGATCTATCCGACGTGATGTTTGTGGCGACAGCGAATACGATGAATATCCCGCCCGCCTTGATGGACAGGATGGAAATAATCCGTTTGGCCGGCTATACGGAAGATGAAAAAATCAACATCGCCATGCGCTTTTTGATTCCGAAGCAGATCAAAAACAACGGTCTGGCAGAGTCGGAAATTTCTATCTCCGAAGCAGCGGTCAAGGATATTATCAGGTACTACACGCGGGAAGCGGGTGTGCGCGGACTGGAACGGGAAATTTCGAAAATTTGCCGGAAAGTCGTGAAAGACCTGTTGTTGAAATCCCGCAAAAGTCGAACCTCGGTTACCGAGAAAACACTGGACAAGTATCTCGGCGTCAGACGCTTTAGCTATGGCATGGCCGAAGACAGCGATCAAATTGGTCAAGTGACAGGTTTGGCATGGACTGAAGTCGGCGGTGAGTTGTTGACGATTGAAACTGCGGTAATGCCGGGTAAGGGCAAACAGTTAACGACCGGTAAGCTCGGCGATGTGATGAAGGAGTCGATTGAAGCGGCGGTCACGGTGGTCAGGAGTCGAGCTAATATCTTGGGAATCGACAGCGATGTGTTCCAAAAAAATGATATTCACATTCACGTTCCGGAGGGCGCGACCCCAAAAGACGGGCCTAGCGCCGGTATTGGCATGTGTACCGCCATTATCTCCGCTTTGACCAAAATTCCAGTGCGTGCTGATGTGGCGATGACCGGAGAGATTACCCTGCGCGGTGAAGTACTGCCGATTGGCGGACTGAAAGAGAAATTGTTGGCTGCGCATCGCGGCGGCATCGCGACAGTGGTGATTCCGGCGGAAAACGAAAAGGACCTCGCCGAGATCCCGGAAAATATCAAACGTAATTTGGCGATTAAGTGTGTCCGTTGGATAGATGAAGTGTTGGAGTTGGCTCTACAGCATATGCCCACCCCCATTGCTGCAATCCCGGTGGCAGAAATAACTGAAACTGCCGCCAGCAAGGCAGAGGTAAAAAAGCCGGGTGTTGTTGCCCATTAA
- the clpP gene encoding ATP-dependent Clp endopeptidase proteolytic subunit ClpP, with amino-acid sequence MAPQAAGGLVPIVVEQTARGERSFDIYSRLLKERVIFLVGQVEDYSANLVVAQLLFLESENPDKDIHLYINSPGGSVTAGMSIYDTMQFIKPDVSTMCIGQAASMGALLLAGGAQGKRYCLPHSRVMIHQPLGGFQGQASDFDIHAREILAIRERLNKILAHHTGQPLEKIQQDTDRDNFLSSQQAVDYGLIDKVLTSRIA; translated from the coding sequence ATGGCGCCGCAAGCGGCGGGCGGTCTAGTGCCTATAGTGGTTGAACAAACAGCCCGTGGGGAAAGATCGTTCGATATTTATTCCCGTTTGCTGAAAGAGCGGGTAATTTTTCTAGTTGGTCAAGTGGAGGATTACTCGGCTAATCTGGTGGTAGCGCAATTGCTGTTCCTGGAGTCCGAGAATCCGGATAAGGATATACATTTGTATATCAACTCTCCCGGTGGCTCAGTGACAGCAGGGATGTCGATTTACGATACCATGCAATTTATCAAGCCGGATGTCAGCACCATGTGTATCGGTCAGGCCGCCAGTATGGGGGCGCTGCTGTTAGCGGGTGGTGCGCAGGGTAAGCGCTATTGTTTGCCTCATTCCAGGGTGATGATTCATCAGCCTTTGGGGGGGTTTCAAGGCCAAGCCTCGGATTTTGATATTCATGCCCGTGAGATTTTGGCTATTCGTGAGCGTTTGAACAAAATCCTGGCCCATCATACCGGGCAACCCTTGGAAAAAATTCAGCAAGATACGGATCGAGATAACTTTCTGAGTTCTCAGCAAGCGGTTGATTACGGTTTGATCGACAAAGTATTGACTAGTCGTATTGCCTGA